The Urbifossiella limnaea nucleotide sequence GCGCCGCCGCGGCGGGGGCGCGAGCCGGGGTAGGAGAGCGGCGAATCGGGGGGTGAGCTTCAAGGGCCGGGTTCAGAAGTTGAAGTAGATGAAGCTGCTCCCGCTATCCGGCGCCAGCACCATCGCGGCGCACAGGCACACCGCGTAGCCGGCGCCCAGCACCGGGGCCGGCAGCCGGTCGTACACCCGCTGCCACCACCCGCGCGACACCAGCAGGTGGCACAGCAGCACGAACGCCGCCGTGTACCACAGGCTCCGGTTGTGCAGCGGCAGCGGCAGCCCCATCTGCAGGCTGAACATCTTGCCGAACATCGCCGTCGCCCGCTCCAGCCCCGTAATCACGTACTCCGGCCGCTTCGGGTCGGGGTAGAAGTCCGGCTGGAACAGCACCCAGCACAGGCTCACGCTCAGGAACGTCAGCCCCACCCGGCCGCAGGTGCCGAGCGTCGTCTTCAGCGCCGCGTCGAGCGCCGGCCGGGCCTGCGCGAACGCCGCGAACTGGCGGTGAATGATCAGCAGCAGCCCGTGCGCCACGCCCCACAGCACGAAGCTCCACGCGGCCCCGTGCCACAGGCCGCCGAGCGTCATCGTGATCATCAGGTTTCGGTTCGTGGCGAAGCTGCTACCGCGGCTGCCGCCGAGCGGGATGAACAGGTAGTCGCGCAGCCACGTCGACAGGCTGATGTGCCAGCGGCGCCAGAACTCCGACACGTTCGCCGCGAGGTACGGCATGTTAAAATTGTTCGTCAGCTTGTACCCGAGCAGGTGGGCCAGGCCCACGGCCATGTCGGAGTAGCCGCTGAAGTCGGCGTAGATGCGGAGGCTGTACGCCAGCACCGCCATCCACACCGCGCCGGTGTTGTACTTGTCCGGGTCGGCGAAGATCGGGTCGCAGAACACCGCCATTCGGTCGGCGATGGCCATCTTCTTGAACGCGCCCATCAGCAGGAACTGCACGCCCACCTGCATCCGCACCCAGTTCCACCGCTTCGGCCGCCGCGTCTGCTGGAGGAAGTCGCCGGCGCGGACGATCGGGCCGGACACGAGGTGCGGCAGGAACAGGATGAACAGCAGGAACCGCGGCAGGCTCGTCTCGGCCTTGATCTTCCGGCGGTACACGTCGACGGCGTAGCTCACCGCCTCGAACGTGTAGAAGCTGATGCCGAACGGCACGAACAGCGCCAGTGCCCGCATGTCGTACTTCGCGTACCCGGGGTCGCGGCCGGCGCTCACCAGCAGGTTGTGCAGCTCGTTCAGGAAGAACCCGCGGTACTTGAAGTAGCACAGGATCGACAGGTTCATGCCGATGCTGGTGATCATGATCGCGCGGCGCAGCTTCTGGCGCTCGGTGGCGTCCATGAGCCGGCCGAACACGTAGTCGGCGAGCGTGGTGGCGGTGACGAGGAACGCGAGTTCGGCGCTCCACGCGGCGTAAAAGTGGAAGCTGGCGGCGACCAGCACCCAGATGCGCGTCATCTGCCACTTGCGCGGGATGCTCCAGTAGACGGCGAGCACCGCGGCGAAGAACAGCAGGAAGTTCGACGTGTGGAAGAACGGTTCCGGCAGCAGCTCGGCGAGCTTCTGGAAGTACGGCCAGTCCGTCTTCGGAGGGGCAGCGGCGGTGGCGAACAAGCTGAGCGGCATTCGGCCGTCCCGTCCGTGGGAGGGGCGTAGGTCGCGGACTATAGCGAGGGGGGGAAAACGCGGTCAACCCCGTATCCTAACCGCCTCACACGACACCGCCGCCGCCCCGGGACGACCAGATGGCCGAGCAGTGGGACTACAAGAAGGCCGGCCTCGACCTCGGCAAGTACGAGGACACGATCCACCGCATCCAGTCGCACCTCGCCCGCACCCAGGACCGGACGCGCGTGCTGCCGCCGCCGTTCCCACCGCGGAAGGGTGGCAAGGGCGTCGGCGGCTTCGCCAGCCTGTTCGACCTCGACCCCAGCGGCCTGTTCAGCAAGAAGTACGAGCACCCGGTCCTCGTCACCTGCACCGACGGCGTCGGCAGCAAGCTCAAGGTCGCGGCGCTGGCCCGGAAGTTCGACACCGTCGGCATCGACCTCGTCGGCATGTCGGTGAACGACCTGATCTGCACCGGCGGCGAACCGCTCGTGTTCCTCGACTACATCGCCATGCCGGCCGACGACCCGCCGATGACCGAGCAACTCGTGAAGGGCATCGCCGACGGGTGCGTCGAGGCCGAGTGCTCGCTCGTCGGCGGGGAGACGGCCATCCTGCCGGACTTCTACCAGCCCGGCGACTTCGACATGGCCGGGTTCTGCACCGGCGTCGTGGACAAGCCCGAGGTGATCGACGGCAGCCGCATCGAGGTCGGCGACGCGGTCATCGGCCTGGCCTCCAGCGGGCTCCACTCGAACGGGTACAGCCTGGTCCGCAAGATCGTCTTCGACGCCGCCGGCCTGTCGGTGACGGACCACGTCCCCGAGTTGGGCAAGACCGTGGGCGAGGAGTTGCTGACGCCGACGCGGCTGTACGTGAAGCCGGTGCGGCGGGTGCTGGCGCACTACCCGGTGAAGAAGAAAGGCGTGATCCACGGGCTTGCTAACATCACCGGCGGCGGCCTGCCGGACAACCTGGGCCGCATCATGCCGCCGGGCTGCCGGGTGCAGGTGAAGGCGGGGTCGTGGCCGGTGCCGCCGGTGTTCGGGTGGTTGCAACGGCTCGGCAACGTGGCCGACGCGGAGATGCGGCGGGTGTTCAACGGCGGGGTGGGCTTCTGCGTGGTGGCGGCGCCGTTCTTCGCCGCGAGCATCGTGGAGCAGTTCGAGAAGCTCGGCGTGCCGGCGTGGGTGATCGGCGAGGTCGTGGCGGGCGAGCCGGGCGTGGACGTGGGGTAGTGGTCGGTCGCGGCGGGTCCGGCGAGACGCCGGACCCGCCGGACTGGGCCGCGCCTACGGCGTGTTCGGGATGCCGTCGTTGGCCCCGATCCAGACCCGCAGCGCCGCCGGCGCCGTCGACACCGGGAAGAACCGCACCGACCCGTCGCCCAGCGCCGCGTTGAAGCCGCTGGCCCCCGGCAGCCCGAGGAGTGGCGGGTCGGCGTCCGCGTCGAAGTCCAGGTCTTCCGGCTTCGTCCAGTCCACCGCCTCCGCCCCCTCCGCGATCATGATCGTGTTCGACGTGCCGTCCGGCACCAGCAGGCTGCGGCCCGTCGACCGGCCGAACATCGACCGGACCGCGGCGTTGTCCGGCGACACGAACACCTGGTAGTGCGTCTTCCCCGGCGGGGCCGTCGCCCCGGGCGCGGCGAACAGCTTCGGCATCCGCGGCAGCAGCCGGATGTTGTGCGGGCTGTCCCACGCCTCGTTCAGCTTGAACTCGCGGTACAGCGCGTCCTCCCCGACGTAAGGCAGGATCGCCACCCGCCAGCTCAACAGCGGCCGGCCACGCGTCGTGCCCGGGGCCGGCAGCCCGGCCGGCGGCAGCTTGCCAGTCGCGTCGTGGTGGGAGTGCATTCCCAGGGCCATCACCTTCAGGTTGTTCTGCCCCTGCGCGCGGCCGGCGGCGTCGCGCACCTTCTGCACCGCCGGCAGCATGAACCCCGCCCCCACCGCCGCGACCGTGCCGTACGCCCCGGCGATCGAGTCGACCGTCACGGCCGCCGACAGTTCCGACCCGGCCCGCTCCAGCGGCGGGTTGGCGAGCCACTCGTCGGCCATTTCCAGGGCGCCGAGCGCGAACAGCCCGCCGACGGCCTGCGGCAACTCCGCCGCCGGCCGCGGCTTCTTGTTGTCGGGGCCGCCGGCGATCGCCTCCCGCAGTTTCTTCTTGGCGTCGGACAGCGACTTCCGCCCGGACTCGGCCGACATCCGCAGCTCCTTCTCGGCCGTCGCCGCGGTGGCGTCGTCCCGGTACGCCGCCCGCAGGTCCACGCGCAGGCCGCGGCCAACGACCACGCCGGCGGTCAGGGCGTCGGCCCGCAGCAGCGGCGACGCCTCGCCGGGCAGGTCGCGGGTCATGTCGGGCGGCAGCTTGTTCGCCTTCAGGTTCAGCGCGCCGACGACGTGCCGGCTGCCGCCGGCGGCCAGCTTCAGTGCCGGGGCCAGCGGGCCGTCGGGCGTCTTGCTCCGCATCAGGAAGGTCCGCATCGCCGGCTCCGGGCCGACGACCAGCGTCTTGTCGCCGTGGAACGACACCGCCAGCCCTTCGCCGGCCCACATCTCGTGGTCGCCGACCATCTGCTTGTTCGCCACCGGCGCGTACGCGGCCCGCACCTTGGCCGCGTCGAACGGGGCGGTAAAGCAGAGGAGGTACACCGTCTGGAGTTCCGGCGGGGCGTCGGCCGGGGGCGGCGCCGGGGCGCCGCCCTTGCCCGGCGTCAGGGTCATGCGGCCGCCAGCCTTCGTCGGCGGCTTCACGAGCGACACCAGGGTCACCCGGTCGAGCGTGGACGGGGCGGGGGTAAACCCCTCGTCGAGCGCCTTGAGGGCGTCGTCGCCGGCCTTGCCGACGACACGGCGGTACTCGGCCAGGGCCTCGGTCCGCCACAGGTCGGCGGCGCGGACGTGGACGAACCCGGCGGCGTCGGCGGGGACGAGGCTGAACTCGTCGGCCGCAGCCAGCGACACGGCCGCGACCTGGCCGGAGCCCTCGCTCATCTTGGTGCGGTTGAACACCCAGACGAGGCCGCCGCCGACCCACACGCCGGCCAGGAGGCCGCCGAGGAGCGCCAGCACCGCCCGCGCGGCCCGCCGATTCGTGCCGACCCGCATGACCCGTCCTCCGGTGGGGAACGGAGCGAGTGTACCGCGGGGCGGCGCCGGCGGGAAGGGGCTGGTGCATCCGGCACGACCCGCACGCACCGCCAAGGTTCGCGCCACTTCCCGACCCGATTCGGTGCCGCGGCGGCGCAACCCGAGGGGGCCGGGTACGCTTCACCAGTACACCCGTGGACGAACCTCGCCATGAGCCGCTTCCTCTACGCCGCCCTCGCGCTCGCCCTGGCCGCCGGCCCCGCCGCGGCCCAAGACCCGCCCGGCACCCGCTACTACTTCCTGCTGTTCGGCGGGCAGTCGGTGCCGTTCAAGCCGCGGACCGGGCACACCTGGGCGACGTGGGTGAAGGCCACGCCCACCGGCGCCGGCCCGGTCATGGTGGACAGCTTCACCATCAGCTGGCTCCCACCGGACGGCCGCGTACACCCGTGGCGGCTCCGCTGCGGCCCGGGTCACAACTTCACGCTCGACGAGACGCTGGCGATCATGGCCCGCGAGCACTCGCAGGTCTCCGTGTGGGGGCCGTTCGAGGTGGACGCGAGTCGATACGCCCTGGCGTGTCAGCAGGTAGCGACGTTGGAGGCCGGCGGCGTGCGGTTCCGCACGCTCGACTCGCTCGGCCGCAACCGCGAGGTGATGCACTGCGTCCACGCGGTGACGTACGCCGACCCGGCCGTGAGCCGCTACCGCCAGCCGGTGCTTCGCGTCGGCGAGCCCGGCACGAGCAACCTGGCGGAGAAGTACCTCCGCAACGGCGCCTTCGTCGGCGGCGCGCAGACGCACGACTGGCTGATCCCGGCGCTGGGCCTGGACCGGGCCGGGGTGATCCGCCGGGCGCCGGGCGAGCACATCCCGCGCGAGTGGCGGTGAGTCGGGTCGTGCCGACGGGCGCGGTTGCGCGAAGCCCACCCGTCGCAACGGGTGGGCTTTCTTTGTTCCCACCCTCCGCAGGTTGCGCCCGCGGGGCGGCAGCTTCGGAAAGCGCCGACGCCGGCGCCGACCGATGCATACGATGGGGCACCCGGCGGCCGGAGCTGCCGCCGGTCGCACCGCACGGAGGCTGCACGGATGAGGCGCGCACTCGGGCTCGTGGCCGCGGCGATCGGGCTGGCGGCTCCTGCCGGCGGGCAACCGACGGCCCCCGGCTCTCCCCCCGCCGCCCCGGCCCCGTGGGCCAACAAGTTCTTCCTCCCCGACATCGGCGAGAAGCGCGACCAGGCCGCGCCCCCGGTCATCACCCACAACTTCGGCGACGTGCCGCACGGCACCGTCTGCACGCACACGTTTACGGTCACCAACATCTACGACACGCCGATGCAGGTCGTGGACATCCGGAAGAGCTGCCATTGTCTCAACTTCGTGCCGTTCTCGAAGGTGCTCCAGCCGAACGAGAGTGGGCCGCTTACGGTGACCATGGACGCCGGCAAGTTCGTGGGCGCCAACTCGCAGACCTTCTACGTCACGTTCGGGCCGAAATTCGTGTCCACCGCCGTGGTGCGGGTGAGTGCCGTGAGCAAGACGGACGTGTCGGTGAACCCCGGGGCGGTGGCGTTCGGCACGGTCAGCCCGGGGGCGAAGGCGGCGCAGGCGGTGAAGGTGGAGTACAAGGGCCGGATGCGCGACTGGCGGATCACCGAGGCCGTGACGCCACACGGGCCGTTCGACGTGCAGTTCAACGAGACGAGCCGCGGCGGCCCGCTCCGCGGCGGCGCCGAGTACACGGTAACGGTGGCGCTGAAGCCGAACGCCCCGTCCGGCTCGCTGGCCGACACGCTGACGCTGAAGACAAACGACCCGGCGAACCCGGTGGTGACGCTGGCCGTGACGGGGGCCGTGGCGGTGCCGCTGGAGGTGGCCCCGGCCCGGGTGCGGTTCGAGCCGGTGGCGGTGGGCCAGTCGGCGACGCAGCGGGTGCTGGTGCGGGCCGGCCGGCCGTTCCGCGTGCTCGGCGTGGACTGCCCGGCCGGTGACATCTCCGCGGAGGTCCCGGCGACGATGACGCCGCTGCCGCTGCACGCGATCACGGTGAAGTTCGACCCGACGCGGCTCGGGGCGGTGGCGGCGGAGTTGCGCATCCGCACCGACCTGGACGGCGGGGCTACGGTGACGGTGCCGGTGGAGGCGGAGGCCCGGTAACGGGGCGAGCGGCCCGCGTCAGCGGGCTGTTCCTCAGCGCGTGTGGTGCGCTCAGGAACAGCCCGCTGACGCGGGCCGCTCGCCTGCACACCCCACTACAGCTTCGTCACCTTCGTCCGCTCGTCGATCGAGATGCTGGTCAGCTCGCCGTTCGGCTTGGTGAACCGCACCACCGGCACCACCAGGTCGTCGTCCTTCACCCGCTCGGTGGTCACGCCCGTCGCCAGGTACGCGAGGCCGCGGAACTCCCCCTCGGCGACCGCCGGCCACTCCCGCTTGCCGACGCGGACCGTCTGCTCGACCCGCACCTTGTCGCCCGGCTTCAGCGCCCGCAGCAGTTCGACCACGGCCGGGTCGAGCCGGCGCGTCGGGAGCACGATGGTGTCGCTCACGTCCCCTCCTCCGCCGTCTGCGGGCGGGCGTCGCCGCGGACCAGCGCGATCCGGCCGGTGCGGGTCAGTTCCAGGATGCCGTACGGGCGCATCAGCTCGATGAACGCCTCCACCTTCCCCTCGGTGCCGCTGATCTCGATCATCACGTTGGCGTGCTGGATGTCCACGACCCGGCCGCGGAAGCTCTCCGTGAGCTGGAACACCTCCGGCCGCTTGTCCGACGGGCACTGCACCTTGATGAGCATCAGGTCGCGCTCGACGAAGTCCTCGGCGCTGATGTCGTCCACCCGGATGACGGGGACGAGCTTGTCCAGCTGCTTGCGGACCTGGTCCACCACGGTGTCGTCGCCGTTGACGACGAAGACCATGCGGGAGACGTTGTGCCGCTCGGTCTCGCCGACGGCGAGGCTCTCGATGTTGAACCCGCGGGACGCGAGCATGCCGGAGACGGTGGCCAGGACGCCGGGCTGGTTGTGGACCAGGGCGGAGAGCACGTGCCGCATGCGCGGGCCTTTCGGGGGCGGGACCGGGACGGAGGAATCTTATGGGGTTCCGCCGCCCGCGGCTTCGCGCCGCACCCGCCGCAGCACGCGGAACGTCTCGCCGCGCAGCCCCGGCACCTCGGCGAACGCCGCCAACTCGGCGACGAACGGCGGCCACCGCTCGAACAGCGGCCCCGTCACGTCGTGGATCACCACCACGTCCGCCGCCTTCAGCCGCGCCAACAAGTCGTCCACCTCCGCGGCCGGCGCCACCACCGGCAGCAGCGCCGACGACCGCACGCTGTCCACCCCCGGGAACACCACCCGCCCCGCGCCGGACGGCGTGAGCACCAGCACGCGCTCCGTCGCCGCCAGCCGCCGCACCTCCGCCCACGCGGCCGCGTCCGCCGGCGGGGCGAACAGGCGGCCGGTCGCCTCGGTCTGCACGCGGTCGCGCCACAGGGCCGCGCCGTGGAACGCGAACCCGACCCACCCGCACACCCCGATCACCGGCAACCCCACGACCACCCACCGCGGCGCCCCGCGGCCGACCACACCGGCGGCGGCGAGCACCGGCAAGAACGAGTAGTACAGCCACGACAGTTCGTTGCCGAACAGCAGGCACACGAACGCGACGTGCAGCGCCACGCACGTCAGCACCGCGACGGCGCGCGGGTCGCGGCGGTCGCGCAGCAGTCCCGGCACGCCCGCCAAACCCACGGCCGAGGTCAGTAGCCAGAACCCGGCCGGGCCGAACAGGTAGTACAGCACGCTCGGGCTCTCCGGCAGCCAGAACCGCCGGCCGACGCCGCCGAAGAAGCCGAAGCCCTCGCCCGCGTAGGTCTTCGCCCCCGCCACCGGGAACAGCGTCTTCACGACCGGCTCGACGCCGAACCACGACACCAGCAGCGCCAGTACGGCCGACCCCAGCATGGCTCCCGGAATCAACTCGCGGAGGCGGGCACGCAGATTCGTCGGGGCCGGCCGCGGGCCGATCAGAATGAGGACGAGCAGCCCCGTGGCGTAGACGGACACCAGGGCCGACTTGACGAACACGCCGGCGACCGCGGCGGCGAACGCGCCTCGGAGGTTGCCGCGGGCCTGCCACGCCAGGGCGTGCGCCAGGATCACCGCGTCGAGGGCGTGGGTCGGGCTGGTGTAGCGGAGCGGCATCACCGCCACGGGTACGCCCACGACCAGCACCCACCGCGCCGCCGGCGGCAGGGCCGCGGCGCGGCCGAAGCGCAGCATTCCCCACGCGAGGAGCCCGTTGCAGGCGAACAGGAACAGCGTGTCGGCGAATGCGGTGCGGCCGAGGGCGGCGTACCACGCCCGGTCGACGGCGACGCCGAGGAGGCCGTAGAAGTAGGCGAAGTCCCGGGTGGGGACGCGGCCGTCGTCGAGCAGCGCGTCCACGGCGAGACCGAGGCCGGGGTCGCCGAACACGACGGCCCCGAGGGAATGGACCTCCGGCAGCTGCCGGGCCACGTTCAGCCCCGCGAGCAGGAACACCGCCGCACCGACCGTCGCCCAGTGGTTCATCGTGCCCCGCCGGCGGGAACTGCGGAAACGCCAACCGGCGGCCGTCGGTCGCGCGGTGAAGCGCGGTTCGACGGCCGCCGGCGGCGGGGTGTCGAGTTCGGCACAAACGCGCCCTCCGGACCGCGCCTGTCGGCCAGGGGGATTACAGGCTCGTCACCTGCTGCCGGTCGCCCGGACGACCGGCTCCCCCCGGCGCCCCATTACGGGGACGGACCGCGCGGCACGCGGTTGGGGACTCACGGGTCGAGTGCGGTTGACCAACCCATCCGGTCGCGCTGTCCGGGTCGCAACGTCGTGGGTCTGAACCGCCCCGACACCTCACCAGGCAGCATACGGAACATCTGTCCACTAATCAAGGCCGGCGGCGCGGAATCCGGATCGTGCCGATGTCTGATAGCCGCAGGCTACCAACCAAAACCGCTGCGCGGCTCAAATCCCCCACGGGCGGCGGTTCCGTACCCTGGCCCGGTCGCCGGCCGTCGTCTCCTTCGGCCGGCCCATCAGCCACGTGAAGAACCGCCGGGCGCGGATCGAGTACACGGCGAACTGCCGCATGTAGTTCAGCGAGTTGTAGTCCTGCATCGACTTCGCGGGGAGCAGCGCCATACACGGCGGCAGGTTCGTCACCTCGAACGCCATGTAGTCCTGGTCCGCGTAGCTCAGCGGCTCGGTGATCTCGACTTCCGCCAGATCGACCCACGGGTGCGTCGCCTCGTCCCACGGCTCCAGCGGGTTGCGGATCACGTCGGGGTCGTCGGGCTTCACGTCGTGCCACTGGATTTGCAGCACGTGCCGCACCGGGCCGGCCTTCAGCCGGGCGTACCACTCCTCGCGCAGGTAGTCCACCGGCCGCGGCTCGCCCTGCGCCGCGTGCTGGTCGGCGGCCGTCTCGGCGAGCTTCACGTCGGCCGCCACCTGGGCCACCCACTCGGGGTTCGGCGGGAACGGGTCGAACTCCGGGGCGCGGTCGCCGGGGATGAGGCGGAACCGCACGTACCGCGGCACGCCGTCCTTCGCCCGCCAGTCGAACGGCGTCTGGCTGTGGTAGTACATGGTGGCGTTCGACTGCGGCGTGCGGAACTGCGCGTCCGCCGCCGACTTCCGCCCGTCGCCGTACTTGCGGTGGTAGGAGCGGTAGTGGATGAGGTTGTCGGTGCTGCGGAACATCGACTCCTTGATGCGGGTGCCGACGAACTCCAGGAAGCTGCTGGCGTTCCAGAAGAAGCAGTGGCGGCCGGTGTTCATCTGCAGGTCGAGCGGGCTCTTGAACGGCGTGTCGGCGAACTTCAGGCTGCCGCTGCGGACCTGGCTCATGGCCTCGTCGAGGTAGCCGGCGGCGCCGTGGCGGATGCGGCACGGGAACTCGCGGCCGGGCTCGAAGAAGTCGGACGCCGGAAACTTCGGGTCGCTCACGATACGCAGCTTGCCGCGGCCGCCGCACCCGGCGTTGTGCGACATGCGGCGGCGGAAGACGTTGATCCACAGGATGACGGTGACGATGAAGAACCGGGCGGCGAGCCACAGCTTCATCCGCTCCCAGAACGCACGCATGGGCGACGGTCTCCGGTGTGATCGTTGCTCGGGGCTTCGCCGCAACCGGCGGCACTCAGGTGCTTCTCAACCGCTCCAGCGCCAGCGCCGCGCGCCGCTCGAACAGCGTGGCCCCCTGCGCCGCCGCGACCGCCCGCGCCGCCTCCAGCCCCGCGGCGGCGCCGGCCGTGTCCCCCTCGTCGGCGAGAAAGAGGGCCTCGCGCCGCAGCAGTTCGCTCTCGAACGCCCGCTGGCCGAGGCGGTCGTTGTGCTCGCGGCCGCGCGCCAGCGCCGCCCGCGCCTCGTCGCGGCTTCCCGCGCGCCACAGCGCCTCGGCCAGCTCGCCGAGGAAGCACGTGTGGAGAATCCCCGATCCGATGGCGTCGCACCCGGCGACGGCGTCGCGGAGGCACGGCACCGCCTCGGCCGGCTTCCCCTCCTGCGCCAACAGCATCCCGCGGACGCCGAGCCCGAGCGCCACCCAGAAGGCGTACGACTCCTCGGTCGAGACCGCGAGTACCTCTTCACATAGCGCCCGGCTCTCCGCCGTCCAGCCGCCGAGGGCGTAGAAGAACGCCACGTGCCAGCGCGTCGCCGTCCGCAGGAACTTGTCGTTGAGCTCGTCGGCGAGGTCGAGCGCCCGTTGCAGCCAGCGGCGCCCCTCGTCCGGCCGGCCGAGCACCAGGTGCCCCCACGCCACGTAGCACGTCATCAGCGGGCCGCAGTTCTGCCCGTGCGCCGCGGCGTGCGGCCGGCTCGGCTCGATC carries:
- the ilvN gene encoding acetolactate synthase small subunit, which produces MRHVLSALVHNQPGVLATVSGMLASRGFNIESLAVGETERHNVSRMVFVVNGDDTVVDQVRKQLDKLVPVIRVDDISAEDFVERDLMLIKVQCPSDKRPEVFQLTESFRGRVVDIQHANVMIEISGTEGKVEAFIELMRPYGILELTRTGRIALVRGDARPQTAEEGT
- the purM gene encoding phosphoribosylformylglycinamidine cyclo-ligase yields the protein MAEQWDYKKAGLDLGKYEDTIHRIQSHLARTQDRTRVLPPPFPPRKGGKGVGGFASLFDLDPSGLFSKKYEHPVLVTCTDGVGSKLKVAALARKFDTVGIDLVGMSVNDLICTGGEPLVFLDYIAMPADDPPMTEQLVKGIADGCVEAECSLVGGETAILPDFYQPGDFDMAGFCTGVVDKPEVIDGSRIEVGDAVIGLASSGLHSNGYSLVRKIVFDAAGLSVTDHVPELGKTVGEELLTPTRLYVKPVRRVLAHYPVKKKGVIHGLANITGGGLPDNLGRIMPPGCRVQVKAGSWPVPPVFGWLQRLGNVADAEMRRVFNGGVGFCVVAAPFFAASIVEQFEKLGVPAWVIGEVVAGEPGVDVG
- a CDS encoding MBOAT family O-acyltransferase: MPLSLFATAAAPPKTDWPYFQKLAELLPEPFFHTSNFLLFFAAVLAVYWSIPRKWQMTRIWVLVAASFHFYAAWSAELAFLVTATTLADYVFGRLMDATERQKLRRAIMITSIGMNLSILCYFKYRGFFLNELHNLLVSAGRDPGYAKYDMRALALFVPFGISFYTFEAVSYAVDVYRRKIKAETSLPRFLLFILFLPHLVSGPIVRAGDFLQQTRRPKRWNWVRMQVGVQFLLMGAFKKMAIADRMAVFCDPIFADPDKYNTGAVWMAVLAYSLRIYADFSGYSDMAVGLAHLLGYKLTNNFNMPYLAANVSEFWRRWHISLSTWLRDYLFIPLGGSRGSSFATNRNLMITMTLGGLWHGAAWSFVLWGVAHGLLLIIHRQFAAFAQARPALDAALKTTLGTCGRVGLTFLSVSLCWVLFQPDFYPDPKRPEYVITGLERATAMFGKMFSLQMGLPLPLHNRSLWYTAAFVLLCHLLVSRGWWQRVYDRLPAPVLGAGYAVCLCAAMVLAPDSGSSFIYFNF
- a CDS encoding Ig-like domain-containing protein; translation: MRRALGLVAAAIGLAAPAGGQPTAPGSPPAAPAPWANKFFLPDIGEKRDQAAPPVITHNFGDVPHGTVCTHTFTVTNIYDTPMQVVDIRKSCHCLNFVPFSKVLQPNESGPLTVTMDAGKFVGANSQTFYVTFGPKFVSTAVVRVSAVSKTDVSVNPGAVAFGTVSPGAKAAQAVKVEYKGRMRDWRITEAVTPHGPFDVQFNETSRGGPLRGGAEYTVTVALKPNAPSGSLADTLTLKTNDPANPVVTLAVTGAVAVPLEVAPARVRFEPVAVGQSATQRVLVRAGRPFRVLGVDCPAGDISAEVPATMTPLPLHAITVKFDPTRLGAVAAELRIRTDLDGGATVTVPVEAEAR
- a CDS encoding DUF1559 family PulG-like putative transporter, yielding MRVGTNRRAARAVLALLGGLLAGVWVGGGLVWVFNRTKMSEGSGQVAAVSLAAADEFSLVPADAAGFVHVRAADLWRTEALAEYRRVVGKAGDDALKALDEGFTPAPSTLDRVTLVSLVKPPTKAGGRMTLTPGKGGAPAPPPADAPPELQTVYLLCFTAPFDAAKVRAAYAPVANKQMVGDHEMWAGEGLAVSFHGDKTLVVGPEPAMRTFLMRSKTPDGPLAPALKLAAGGSRHVVGALNLKANKLPPDMTRDLPGEASPLLRADALTAGVVVGRGLRVDLRAAYRDDATAATAEKELRMSAESGRKSLSDAKKKLREAIAGGPDNKKPRPAAELPQAVGGLFALGALEMADEWLANPPLERAGSELSAAVTVDSIAGAYGTVAAVGAGFMLPAVQKVRDAAGRAQGQNNLKVMALGMHSHHDATGKLPPAGLPAPGTTRGRPLLSWRVAILPYVGEDALYREFKLNEAWDSPHNIRLLPRMPKLFAAPGATAPPGKTHYQVFVSPDNAAVRSMFGRSTGRSLLVPDGTSNTIMIAEGAEAVDWTKPEDLDFDADADPPLLGLPGASGFNAALGDGSVRFFPVSTAPAALRVWIGANDGIPNTP
- a CDS encoding catalase family protein translates to MRAFWERMKLWLAARFFIVTVILWINVFRRRMSHNAGCGGRGKLRIVSDPKFPASDFFEPGREFPCRIRHGAAGYLDEAMSQVRSGSLKFADTPFKSPLDLQMNTGRHCFFWNASSFLEFVGTRIKESMFRSTDNLIHYRSYHRKYGDGRKSAADAQFRTPQSNATMYYHSQTPFDWRAKDGVPRYVRFRLIPGDRAPEFDPFPPNPEWVAQVAADVKLAETAADQHAAQGEPRPVDYLREEWYARLKAGPVRHVLQIQWHDVKPDDPDVIRNPLEPWDEATHPWVDLAEVEITEPLSYADQDYMAFEVTNLPPCMALLPAKSMQDYNSLNYMRQFAVYSIRARRFFTWLMGRPKETTAGDRARVRNRRPWGI